CGAAGCGATCACGCCGGTCGAAAGCACGCTACTCCAGGCCCGGCTCGATGAACTGCTCAGCCAGCAAATCGCCGACGAACACCATAGTTGGAACCTTGCCGCCGACGGCACCTGGTCACGCAACAGCACGCCTGAACAACGTGCGGCGGCTCAGGACTCCCAGCAGATCGCGATGGCCCAGCAGCTCGAGCGGGTCAAGGAAGCGGCATTGAGCTGTTGAGCGCAGCGGTGTTCGGAGGCGACGTTCGGGAACCCGGTGTTTCGGGACGGTGTTTCGAGCCGCGACGACTTCCCCTACCATCGCGGCCACTTCACCCCACGCCGCTGATGGAGACGGAATGCCACAGTTGAAGCTCAAGAAAAGCCACCGCCGCCGCCCCACCGCGGCGATCCTCACCACCCTCGCCTTGGCCGTCGCACTCGTGGCCGCGGTATGGATCGTTCTCCGGGAATCCCCCGAAACCTCGGCCGACTCACTCAAGCTGATGCAGCCGACGACGGAAGTCGAAAGCACACCGGCGGACGACGCATCAACGACGGAAAGCCGAACAATCCAAACCGTCATCGCCACACCACCGACACCCGAGCCCTCGGAGGCTGCCGTTGCGACGCCGACGGTCCGATCGACGACGGCCGCGCTCGACCCGGCGTTTCTGCAACAGGCTCGCCAACTCGCCGATGCCGGCAAACGGGTGCAGGCCCGCACGATGCTCAACGATCGCCTCGTCGCCGGCGATCTCAACCTCCGCGATCCCCAAAAGCTCAAGCAAGCCATCGCCGAGTTGCAACAAACACTCATCCTCTCGCCCGAGGTCGACCCCGCCGACCCCCTGGTCGATGTCGTCGAGGTTCCGTCGGGTGGCGCGCTGGCCCGGCTCGCCCGGCCCTTCGACGTGCCCTGGCAAGGCATGGCCCGCATCAACGGCATCGAGAACCCCAACCGCATCCGTGTTGGCCAGAGGATCAAGGCCGTGCGTGGGCCGTTCCATGCCGTGGTCGACAAGTCCGACTTTACGCTCGACCTTTACCTGGGTGGCCCGGGCGGTCCCGGCTCCACGTACGTCACGACGCTGCCCGTCGGCCTGGGCGAGGACTCGTCGACGCCGACCGGACTTTGGCGCTGCACGACCAGCAAGGTCGAGGACCCCAAGTGGACCAACCCCCGCACGGGCGAAGTCGTCGCGGCCGACGATCCGGAGAACCCGCTGGGCGAACGCTGGATCGGCCTCGAAGGCATCGAAGGCGATGCCGTCGGCCAGCAGTCCTACGGCATCCACGGCACCATCGAGCCCGAGACCATCGGCACAAACGCGTCCATGGGCTGCGTCCGCCTGCTCCCCGACGACGTCGCCCTGATCTACGACCTGCTCAAACCCGGCGAAAGCACCGTCCGAGTCGTCGAGTAGGCCTGGCTTGTTCAGTTTACTGAACATGCCGGAACCAAACCGACCTACGGTCCGACCATGCTCACCCACGTCGTCCTCTTCCGCCTGAAGGCCCCAACCCAAGCCGACGCCCTGATCGCCGACGCGACGCGGCTTCTGCGCGACATCGACACCGTCCGCGGCTTCCACGTCGGCACCCCCGCCGACACGCCCGACCGCCCCGTCGTGTACCGCGACTACCACGTCGGTCTGTCGGTCACGTTCGACGACGTCGCCGGCCATGACGTCTACGGCCCGCACCCCAAGCACGACGAGTTCATCGCGCTGCACAAGGACAACTTCGACGACGTGCGCGTCTTCGACTTCGATGGCGGTGCAGACTGATGCTGCCCATCCATGACATTGCCGAGGTCGAGCGTTACCTCGACGCCCTTCGGCTCGATCCGCGTTCGCTCATCGTCGCGACCGAGCAGGAGGACGCCGTGCGAAAGATCATGGCCGACGTCGCCGAGCGTGGCGACAATGCGCTGGTCGAATCCGCCCGGCAGTTCGACGATTCCGAGTTCACCGCCGAGCAGATCCGCGTCACGCCGGGTGAGATGGCCGAGGCTCACGAACGCGTATCCGAAGCGCTGCGCGTCGCCCTGCGGCGTTCGATTGATCAAGTCCGTGCCTACCAGCAGCACTTCATGCCGACCCAGCCCGAGCCGATGCGGCGCGACAGTGTGACGCTCGGGCTGCGGTGGACGCCACTCGCGTCGGCCGGTTGTTATTTCCCCGGCGGCAAGGCGAGCTACCCGTCGTCACTGATCCATCTCGCGGTGCCGGCGCAGGTCGCGGGCGTCGAGACCGTCGTCGCCGCGACGCCGCCGAGCAAGTACGGCAAGAGCGATCTGGTCCTCGCGGCCGGCCATGAGCTGGGCCTGCCGTTCATGGTCCGCGCCGGCGGTGCGGCCGGCATCGCCGCCCTCGCCTTCGGCACCGAGTCGATCCCAGCAGTCGACAAGATCGTCGGCCCGGGCAACACGTTCGTGCAGATCGCCAAGCGCCTGCTTTCCGGCGGCGTCGGTGTCGACGGATTCCTCGGGCCCAGCGAAGTGCTGGTCATCGCCGACGACACGGCCAACCCCGCGTTCGTCGCCGCCGATCTGCTCGCCCAGGCCGAGCACGACCCGGGCAGTTGCTTCCTCCTCACCGACAGCCGCGATCTCGCCGAAGCGGTCGTGGCCGAAGTCGGCAAGCAGTTCGAAACACTATCGCGTCAGTCCGCGATCAAGCCGGCGTTGGAGAAACACTCGGCGATCTTCGTCGGCGACATGGAGCAGTTACTCCCGCTGGCCGACCGGTTCGCCGGCGAACACGTCAACATCCAGACCGCCGACCCGCGGGCGACGCTGGCTCAGCTGAACAACGCTGGCTGCGTCTTCCTCGGCAAGCACTCGCCCGTCGCGGCGGGTGACTACGTCGCCGGGCCGAGTCACTGCTTGCCGACCAACACCACCGCCCGCTTCGGCGGCGGCATCAGCGTCTTCGAGTTCCTCAAGCGCACCGGCACCGTCGAGTACACCGCCGCTGGCATCGCCGCCGACGCCCCGCACGTCGACGCCCTCGCCACCGCCGAGGGCCTCGACGCCCACGCCGCGAGTGTCCGGGCACGCGTCGATTGACCCTCAGGCCTGGGTCACTTAAGTGACCAGGCCGAACGCACATAAACTCCCACCCGATGTCTCTCGCCCGACCGACGATCCAAGCCATGACCGGCTACGCCCCCGGCGAACAGCCGGCGGCCGGCACGCGCATCGTCAAGCTCAACACCAACGAGAACCCCTACCCGCCAAGCCCGGCCGTCATGGCCGCGATCGCCGACATTCAGCCGCATGCACTGCAGCGTTACCCCGATCCCGTCGCCAACAACTTCCGCGATGTCGCCGCCGATCGCCACGGCGTTGCCCGCGACAACGTCCTTGCCGGCAACGGCTCCGACGACATCCTCACCATCGCGATCCGCACCTTCGTCGAACCCGTCGACGGCATCATCGCCTACCCGACGCCGACGTACTCGCTCTACGCGGTGCTTGCGAAGCTGCAGGACGCGCGGGTGGTCACGATGCCATGGGCGGATGGCTGGCAACTGCCGGTCGACGAGCTTGTCGCGGCGAAGCCGGCGTTGACGTTCATTGTCAATCCGAACTCCCCGAGCGGCACGTTCATTGAGCCCGACGCGATCGCCGACCTGGCAAGCCGGGTGCCCGGCGTGTTGCTGGTCGACGAGGCGTACGCCGACTTTGCCGGGGCCGACTGCATGGGGCTCGTTCGCGACCATCCGAACGTGATCGTGAGCCGATCGTTGAGCAAGGGGTACGCGCTGGCCGGGCTGCGGTTTGGTTACTGCGTCGCGGACGCCGGGCTGATCGGGGAGATGTTGAAGGTCAAGGACAGCTACAACTGCGACGCCGTCAGCATCGCGGCTGCGACGGCCGCACTGACGGACGTTGACCATGCCGCCCGGAGCTGGGCCGCCGTTGGTCAGGAGCGAGATCGCGTCACGCATCAACTGACCGAGCTCGGTTTCGACTTGCTACCGAGCCGGGCCAACTTCGTCCTCGCCACCGTCCCCACCGGCCACGACGCCGGTGACCTCTACCGCTCCCTGAAGAGTCAGGCGATCCTCGTCCGCTGGTTCGATACGCCCGGCTTGACCGATAAGCTCCGTATCACCATCGGCACGCCGGCCGAAAACGCCGCGCTGCTCGACGCCCTCGCCACCCTGCTCGGCTAACCCATGGCACGCACCGCTTCCATCCAACGCACCACCGGCGAGACCGACGTCCGCATCGAGCTCGATCTCGACGGCACCGGCCAATCCACCCTCGCCACCGGCGTCGGGTTCTTCGACCACATGCTCGACCTGCTGGCCCGCCACGCGCTGATCGACCTGACCGTCGAAGCCAAGGGCGACCTCCACGTCGATGCGCATCACACCGTCGAAGACGTTGGCCTCGCGCTGGGCCAAGCCCTGCTCCAGGCCATCGGCGACAAGGCCGGCATCCGCCGCTACGGCTCGGCGAAAGTGCCCATGGACGAAGCCCTCGCCGAAGCGATCATCGACCTCTCCGGCCGACCCGCCCACGTCCTCACCGTCGACTTCGTCGGCACCACCATCGGCGACTTCCCCGTTGAGCTCGTCCGCGAGTTCTGGAAGTCCTTCGCCAACGCGGGCAAGCTCAACCTCCACCAGCACGCCCCCTACGGCGACAACGACCACCACCTCGCCGAGGCCATCTGGAAGTCCACCGCCGTCGCCCTGCGCGCCGCCGTCGAACACGACCCCCGCCGCGGCTCCGACGTCCCGAGCACCAAAGGCACGCTGGCGGACTGACCCGCGCCGTTGTCCTACGCTGCGGCATGCGATGCTTAGGGCTCTTAATCCTGGTCGGATTGGCGGGATGTTTGCCGGCGAAAGAGCCGGAACTGTTGATGCCGTTCGAGCTTTCCCGGCAGACCCCGGCGGTGCTGACATCGGACAAGGGAACGTTCGCCCTCGGCCATCGCAACACGACCGACGAGGAATGGCGGATCGTCCGAGGGAGCGTCGTCGCGGTGCCACAGGGAACACGGCTGGGCTTCCGTCCGGTCGACGGAAAGGTCGAAGCCGTGGTCGGTAACGGCACGTTCCCGCTCCGCGAGGTGCCGGCCACGGCGACCGAGGTCGCCTGGCTTCGGGTATACGACCTGCCCGAAAGCGAAGAAGTCGACGGTGAGGCACGCGAGGAGACCGGACTACCGGACTTTGACTGACGGCCTTTTCCATTGCAGCTTTTGACGAATGACCATGGCAGCAGCCCCGACCGTCGAACATGAGAGCAAGGCCGAGCAGGCCTCGACCGAGACCCGGGCGCGGTCAATTGCCAAAACGGTTAGTTGGCGTGCGCTGGCTTCGATTACGACCGGCGTCATCGCATTGGTCGCACTCACCCTATTCGACACCGGCGACACCGCGGGCAAGGCCAGTGCCGTCGGCAGCATCGCCGTGGTCGAAGTACCCAGCAAGCTACTGCTCTACTACCTTCACGAGCGGGTCTGGAGTCGGGTCGGCTGGGGCCGGGTTTCGTAGAAACCAAGCAAAAAGTGCAGGATGCCCGCACGGGCACCCTGCACTTGTGGATCGCGTGACGAATTCGATCGCATTTACTTTAGTTCGTCAGGCACGTCGAACGAGTTGCCGCCGAGGTCAAACTCGTCGGACACACCCGAAACCGTGAGCAACACCGACCCGCCCATTTGCGACTGGGTCGTTTCGGTCGGCATCAGGATGCCGAGGAACTCCTTGTAATTGTCGAACTGGACCGTGGTCTCGACAACGCTGCCCGGCATGGGCGCAAACACGGTCGCCTTGAGCAACAGGCCGGTCTCGATGCTGTAGAAGCGCGTTTCGGTTTCGCCGGTGAGTTTGTCGACGAGTTCGACCTTGTGGGTTTCCTCACCGTTGACGTTTTCGGTGCCGACAACGGTCATGGACTCGTAGTGCTCGGTGGGATTTAACAGCGAATCGAATCCGCTCTCGCGGACGGTCGCCTCTTTCTCGGCACCTTCGACGATGCGGGCACCGGTCATGAGATTGGACTCCCAGAACGTCTCGCCGTCGTAGCCACGCTTGATCTCCCCGAAGTTGGGAATGTCGGCGACCATCAGCATCTTCTCGCCGTCGCGGTACATCTTGTACGTGCCTTCGATGCCCTGGGCCTGAATGATGATCTTGCCGTCGATGACGTAGGACGCTTCGGCGACGGTCTCGTACGCCGCGCGACCGCCGGTCGCTTCGATGTAGGCATCGATGACTTGCTGGGCGGTCACTTCCGACGCATCGCCATGATCAGCGGCGGGCTCGGTCGCCGGGCCCGTGGACGGCACCGTCGACGGCTGAGTCGCTGGCGTGGTCGTGGCATGGTCATGGGCGAACGCCGGCAGCGCGACAAGGGCGGCGGCCAGAACGAGTGTCGTACGAAGGGTCGTGGTCTTGGTCATGATGGGGTTCTACGGGGAAAGCGGGTCAAAGTTTCACGGAATCG
The nucleotide sequence above comes from Planctomycetota bacterium. Encoded proteins:
- a CDS encoding L,D-transpeptidase family protein, producing the protein MPQLKLKKSHRRRPTAAILTTLALAVALVAAVWIVLRESPETSADSLKLMQPTTEVESTPADDASTTESRTIQTVIATPPTPEPSEAAVATPTVRSTTAALDPAFLQQARQLADAGKRVQARTMLNDRLVAGDLNLRDPQKLKQAIAELQQTLILSPEVDPADPLVDVVEVPSGGALARLARPFDVPWQGMARINGIENPNRIRVGQRIKAVRGPFHAVVDKSDFTLDLYLGGPGGPGSTYVTTLPVGLGEDSSTPTGLWRCTTSKVEDPKWTNPRTGEVVAADDPENPLGERWIGLEGIEGDAVGQQSYGIHGTIEPETIGTNASMGCVRLLPDDVALIYDLLKPGESTVRVVE
- a CDS encoding Dabb family protein, translated to MLTHVVLFRLKAPTQADALIADATRLLRDIDTVRGFHVGTPADTPDRPVVYRDYHVGLSVTFDDVAGHDVYGPHPKHDEFIALHKDNFDDVRVFDFDGGAD
- the hisD gene encoding histidinol dehydrogenase produces the protein MLPIHDIAEVERYLDALRLDPRSLIVATEQEDAVRKIMADVAERGDNALVESARQFDDSEFTAEQIRVTPGEMAEAHERVSEALRVALRRSIDQVRAYQQHFMPTQPEPMRRDSVTLGLRWTPLASAGCYFPGGKASYPSSLIHLAVPAQVAGVETVVAATPPSKYGKSDLVLAAGHELGLPFMVRAGGAAGIAALAFGTESIPAVDKIVGPGNTFVQIAKRLLSGGVGVDGFLGPSEVLVIADDTANPAFVAADLLAQAEHDPGSCFLLTDSRDLAEAVVAEVGKQFETLSRQSAIKPALEKHSAIFVGDMEQLLPLADRFAGEHVNIQTADPRATLAQLNNAGCVFLGKHSPVAAGDYVAGPSHCLPTNTTARFGGGISVFEFLKRTGTVEYTAAGIAADAPHVDALATAEGLDAHAASVRARVD
- the hisC gene encoding histidinol-phosphate transaminase — encoded protein: MSLARPTIQAMTGYAPGEQPAAGTRIVKLNTNENPYPPSPAVMAAIADIQPHALQRYPDPVANNFRDVAADRHGVARDNVLAGNGSDDILTIAIRTFVEPVDGIIAYPTPTYSLYAVLAKLQDARVVTMPWADGWQLPVDELVAAKPALTFIVNPNSPSGTFIEPDAIADLASRVPGVLLVDEAYADFAGADCMGLVRDHPNVIVSRSLSKGYALAGLRFGYCVADAGLIGEMLKVKDSYNCDAVSIAAATAALTDVDHAARSWAAVGQERDRVTHQLTELGFDLLPSRANFVLATVPTGHDAGDLYRSLKSQAILVRWFDTPGLTDKLRITIGTPAENAALLDALATLLG
- the hisB gene encoding imidazoleglycerol-phosphate dehydratase HisB, producing MARTASIQRTTGETDVRIELDLDGTGQSTLATGVGFFDHMLDLLARHALIDLTVEAKGDLHVDAHHTVEDVGLALGQALLQAIGDKAGIRRYGSAKVPMDEALAEAIIDLSGRPAHVLTVDFVGTTIGDFPVELVREFWKSFANAGKLNLHQHAPYGDNDHHLAEAIWKSTAVALRAAVEHDPRRGSDVPSTKGTLAD
- a CDS encoding DUF2061 domain-containing protein is translated as MAAAPTVEHESKAEQASTETRARSIAKTVSWRALASITTGVIALVALTLFDTGDTAGKASAVGSIAVVEVPSKLLLYYLHERVWSRVGWGRVS